A region of Methyloversatilis discipulorum DNA encodes the following proteins:
- the hisC gene encoding histidinol-phosphate transaminase, whose amino-acid sequence MSVFDRASAHIRSISPYQPGKPISELAREMALDEAGIVKLASNENPLGMSDKARAAAVAAIAEVPRYPDGNGFDLKQAVSRHHDVAMNQIVLGNGSNDILEMVARALLGPGSSAVYSKHAFAVYPLATLAAGATGIEVPALDYGCDLDAMRAAIRDDTRVVFIANPNNPTGTFIEAGALERFVAAVPRDVLVVLDEAYSEYLPSHLAYDSARWLERYPNLLVSRTFSKAYGLAGLRVGYGIGQPDVIDLLNRVRQPFNVTNVGLAAAVAALADQDFVRRSAELNAAGLKQMEAFFDAAGIGYIRSYGNFIAFRAGDGAAVNRRLLEQGVIVRPIAGYAMPEWLRVSIGLEAENARFIDALKKALA is encoded by the coding sequence ATGAGCGTCTTCGATCGCGCTTCGGCGCACATCCGTTCGATTTCCCCTTACCAGCCGGGCAAGCCGATTTCCGAGCTGGCCCGAGAGATGGCGCTGGACGAGGCCGGCATCGTCAAGCTGGCGTCCAACGAGAATCCGCTCGGCATGAGCGACAAGGCCAGGGCGGCCGCGGTGGCGGCGATTGCCGAAGTGCCGCGCTATCCGGATGGCAACGGTTTCGACCTGAAGCAGGCCGTGTCGCGTCATCACGATGTCGCGATGAACCAGATCGTGCTCGGCAACGGTTCGAACGACATTCTCGAAATGGTCGCCCGCGCGCTGCTCGGCCCGGGCAGCAGCGCCGTCTATTCGAAGCATGCCTTCGCCGTCTATCCGCTGGCCACGCTGGCGGCCGGTGCCACCGGCATCGAAGTGCCGGCGCTCGACTATGGCTGCGATCTCGACGCGATGCGCGCGGCCATCCGCGACGACACGCGCGTGGTGTTCATCGCCAACCCGAACAATCCGACCGGTACTTTCATCGAGGCCGGCGCGCTGGAGCGTTTTGTCGCCGCCGTGCCGCGCGACGTGCTGGTGGTGCTGGACGAGGCCTACAGCGAGTACCTGCCTTCACATCTCGCCTACGACAGCGCCCGCTGGCTCGAGCGTTACCCGAACCTGCTGGTGTCGCGCACCTTCTCCAAGGCCTATGGTCTGGCCGGTCTGCGCGTTGGCTATGGCATTGGCCAGCCGGACGTGATAGACCTGCTCAATCGGGTGCGTCAGCCCTTCAACGTCACCAACGTCGGTCTGGCGGCTGCCGTCGCCGCATTGGCGGACCAGGACTTCGTGCGCCGCTCGGCCGAACTGAACGCGGCCGGCCTGAAGCAGATGGAAGCCTTCTTCGACGCGGCTGGCATCGGCTACATCCGCTCCTACGGCAACTTCATCGCCTTCCGCGCCGGTGACGGTGCAGCCGTCAACCGCCGGCTGCTGGAGCAGGGCGTCATCGTGCGGCCGATTGCCGGCTATGCGATGCCCGAGTGGCTGCGGGTGTCGATCGGCCTCGAAGCCGAGAACGCACGCTTCATCGACGCACTGAAGAAGGCGCTGGCGTGA
- the pheA gene encoding prephenate dehydratase has product MMASDPSSNDELLKLRDAIDAIDTQVLQLISERARHAHRIGEIKHGNIYRPEREAQVLRRLADDNPGPLPPQAVKTVFREIMSVCLALEQPLTVAFLGPVGTFSESAARRHFGSAPTFMPHATIDDVFRAVESGNASYGVVPVENSTEGAVGRTLDMLLSTTQMVCGEVMLRVEQNLMTRDTPLKDIRCVYSHAQSLAQCHEWLNRNLPGVPVIAVASNAEAAIRASEEERAAAIAGEAAAAAYGLKILAANIEDDPANTTRFLVIGEHDAGPSGRDKTSMIFTVQNKSGAVVRLLQPLAEQGVSMTKLQSRPVRGFGNGGWQYVFYVDIEGHQSEPAVSEALSRIRAEAGSLKVLGSYPVSVSSS; this is encoded by the coding sequence ATGATGGCCTCCGATCCGAGCTCGAACGACGAACTACTGAAACTGCGCGACGCCATCGATGCGATCGACACCCAGGTGCTGCAGCTCATTTCCGAGCGGGCGCGGCACGCGCACCGCATCGGCGAAATCAAGCATGGCAACATTTACCGCCCGGAGCGCGAGGCGCAGGTGCTGCGTCGGCTGGCAGACGACAATCCGGGCCCGCTGCCGCCGCAGGCGGTGAAGACCGTGTTCCGCGAAATCATGTCGGTCTGTCTGGCGCTGGAGCAGCCGCTGACGGTCGCTTTTCTGGGACCGGTCGGCACCTTCTCGGAGAGCGCGGCGCGCCGTCATTTCGGTTCCGCCCCGACCTTCATGCCGCACGCCACGATCGATGACGTGTTCCGCGCGGTCGAGTCGGGCAATGCGTCCTACGGCGTCGTGCCGGTCGAGAATTCGACTGAGGGTGCGGTCGGTCGCACGCTGGACATGCTGCTCAGCACGACACAGATGGTGTGCGGCGAAGTGATGTTGCGTGTCGAGCAGAACCTGATGACGCGCGACACGCCGCTGAAGGACATCCGTTGCGTCTATTCGCACGCGCAGTCGCTGGCGCAGTGCCACGAGTGGCTGAACCGCAACCTGCCTGGCGTGCCGGTCATCGCGGTGGCCAGCAACGCCGAGGCGGCGATCCGCGCCTCGGAGGAAGAGCGTGCCGCGGCGATCGCCGGTGAAGCGGCTGCGGCTGCATATGGCCTGAAGATACTGGCGGCGAACATCGAGGACGATCCAGCCAATACGACGCGCTTCCTGGTGATCGGCGAACACGATGCCGGCCCGTCCGGACGCGACAAGACCTCGATGATCTTCACCGTGCAGAACAAGTCGGGCGCTGTCGTGCGTCTGCTTCAACCGCTGGCCGAGCAGGGCGTCAGCATGACCAAGCTGCAGTCGCGGCCGGTGCGCGGCTTTGGCAACGGTGGCTGGCAGTACGTGTTCTATGTCGATATCGAAGGTCACCAGAGCGAACCCGCGGTGAGCGAAGCACTCTCACGCATCCGTGCCGAGGCCGGTTCGTTGAAGGTGCTCGGTTCCTACCCCGTTTCCGTGAGCAGTTCATGA
- the serC gene encoding 3-phosphoserine/phosphohydroxythreonine transaminase gives MRARAYNFGAGPAMMPDAVIERIAREWQNFRGEGYSAMELGHRSEHFADIHARAKADLRELLAVPETHHILFLHGGATPHFAMVPLNLAQPGQSADYIHTGYWSDKAMAEATSLVNVRIAASAAASEFDRVPERAGWQLDPAAAYVHICANETIGGVEFADYPDTGDVPLVADMSSNILSQPLDVARFGLIYAGAQKNIGPAGLAIVIIRDDLLGRVRSSVPSVMNYARHVEWDSMYNTPAAFAIWVAGLVFEHVKKEGGVIEMARRSAAKAKCIYDVLNASQLYTNRIQPASRSRMNVPFFLREPRLETRFLDGARRRGLLNLKGHRATGGIRASLYNAMPLDGARELAEYMTEFERRHG, from the coding sequence ATGCGTGCGCGCGCGTACAACTTCGGAGCCGGTCCGGCCATGATGCCGGACGCAGTGATCGAACGTATCGCGCGCGAGTGGCAGAACTTCCGCGGCGAGGGCTACTCCGCGATGGAGCTGGGTCATCGCAGCGAGCACTTCGCCGACATTCACGCCCGCGCCAAGGCTGATCTGCGTGAACTGCTGGCGGTGCCTGAAACGCACCACATCCTGTTCCTGCACGGCGGCGCCACACCGCATTTCGCGATGGTGCCGCTCAATCTCGCGCAGCCGGGGCAGAGTGCGGACTACATCCACACCGGCTACTGGTCGGACAAGGCGATGGCCGAGGCGACCTCGCTGGTGAACGTGCGCATTGCGGCGAGTGCCGCCGCCAGCGAATTCGATCGCGTACCCGAGCGCGCCGGCTGGCAGCTCGACCCGGCCGCGGCCTATGTGCACATCTGCGCCAATGAAACGATAGGCGGCGTCGAGTTTGCCGACTATCCGGACACCGGAGACGTGCCGCTGGTGGCCGACATGTCGTCCAACATCCTGTCGCAGCCGCTCGACGTCGCGCGTTTCGGCCTGATCTACGCCGGCGCGCAGAAGAACATCGGTCCCGCAGGCCTGGCCATCGTCATCATCCGTGACGACCTGCTCGGCCGCGTGCGCAGTAGCGTGCCGTCGGTGATGAACTACGCGCGTCACGTCGAATGGGATTCGATGTACAACACGCCCGCGGCCTTTGCCATCTGGGTGGCAGGCCTGGTGTTCGAGCATGTGAAGAAGGAAGGCGGCGTAATCGAGATGGCGCGCCGCAGCGCAGCGAAGGCGAAGTGCATCTACGACGTGCTGAACGCCTCGCAGTTGTACACGAACCGTATCCAGCCGGCTTCGCGCTCGCGCATGAACGTGCCCTTCTTCCTGCGCGAGCCGCGGCTGGAGACACGTTTTCTCGACGGTGCGCGTCGGCGCGGTTTGCTGAACCTGAAGGGCCACCGTGCGACCGGCGGCATCCGCGCCTCGCTTTACAACGCGATGCCGCTCGACGGCGCGCGCGAGCTGGCCGAGTACATGACTGAATTTGAACGCAGACACGGTTGA